In a genomic window of Verrucomicrobiota bacterium:
- the pncA gene encoding bifunctional nicotinamidase/pyrazinamidase, with amino-acid sequence MNTTGSVLLVVDVQRDFLPGGALAVPHGNEVVGVINGLVPRYEVVLATQDWHPPDHCSFAANHPSHVPGEVIEFGGVSQILWPVHCVQGSPGADFAPGLKVDRFRKIFHKGIDPAVDSYSAFFDNARRRSTGLGEYLKGQNLADVHVCGLATDYCVVWSVLDALDLGFKVTLIRDACRGIDLQPGDSERALAKAASAGARLTTSGELGYAE; translated from the coding sequence ATGAATACGACTGGTTCGGTTTTGCTTGTGGTTGACGTGCAACGCGATTTTCTGCCGGGCGGCGCCCTCGCAGTGCCGCACGGGAATGAAGTGGTTGGAGTGATCAACGGGCTTGTGCCGCGGTACGAAGTTGTCCTGGCCACACAGGATTGGCATCCGCCCGACCATTGCAGCTTCGCGGCCAATCACCCGTCTCACGTTCCTGGAGAAGTGATCGAGTTCGGCGGGGTCAGCCAGATCCTGTGGCCGGTCCATTGCGTGCAAGGCTCGCCCGGAGCCGATTTTGCCCCGGGCCTGAAAGTCGATCGGTTCCGGAAAATATTTCACAAAGGCATCGATCCGGCCGTCGACAGCTACAGCGCATTCTTCGACAATGCGCGCCGGCGTTCGACCGGTTTGGGAGAATACCTTAAAGGCCAAAATCTGGCGGACGTCCACGTGTGTGGCCTGGCGACCGACTACTGCGTGGTCTGGTCGGTCCTTGACGCACTGGACCTCGGCTTCAAAGTCACCTTGATCCGCGATGCGTGTCGCGGCATCGACCTGCAACCTGGAGATTCGGAACGTGCCCTGGCGAAAGCAGCCTCCGCTGGTGCCCGGCTGACAACCTCCGGCGAATTGGGGTACGCTGAATAG